gtagaaacttattgtttattttgtgtacagtagttggtatctgcaaatctcaaacttccagttCATcttttcccactccctttccccccagtaaccataagtttgttttctgtgcctgtgaatctgtttctgttttgtaaataagttcttttttttagactccacatataactaatatcaaatggtatttttctttttctttctggcttacttcacttagaatgatgatctccaggtccatccatgttgctgcaaatggcattattttgttattttttatggctgagtagtattccattatataaatataccaccacttctttatccagttgcctgtcagtggacatttaggttgtttccatatcttggctattgtatatagtattgctatgaatattggggtgcatgtatctttttgaattagagttccttctggatatatacccaggagtgggattgctggatatatatttgtttttaagcaCTTgaactttcttcttctcttcagAAAAGAAGCGGGCGAAGGTCCCTGAACAGCCCACACCCCCCATTCAGGAAGAACCTGAACCTGTTTGCAATGTTTTACAAGGAGATGACATTCTTGCCTTAGCCATTAAAACGGAAGACTTGAGGAAAGTAAGGATGAAGTCTAGAGATCCCTTACTGCAAGATCTTCTCCCTGCCAGCCTGGGTGGTCTAGAACATCAACTATGTCCATTGTCTGTCCACTGCCTCCCTACTCGGAGTGTCTAATTCCATGGGAAAAGCCATTGGACACGAATCTCTTCACTTTTGCATTGAAAGGAGTTTACCATGTTTGTTGTAATATTTCTGAGATTCATATAGAGCCGCAGGGGAATGAGAACTAAAGTAATTTGCTTCCCATAGAGGCAAGAGCTGAAGATGAGTTTAAGAAGCAAAGTTACAGATGTagcaggggaaggtatagctcagtggtagagtgtgtgcttagcatgtgcaagattatgggttcaatccccagtacctccatttaaaataaataaacctaattaccccccaaaagaaaaaagaacacaaaataatctTTTTAGCCTCTGTAAGTACtttatttttccccccttttcagttttttatgtagaattattagtttgactgcacatacacatcaTATTGcagaacataaaaaataatttttaaaaagtaaagattatttgggaaaaaaaagttacagatgGAGATAACACCATGTTTCACCCAGAAGAGTCAGCCACTTCTCACCTGAACTGTCTGGAGGCATAAGGTGTTGTTTTCTTTCCCCAGGACATTACTAAATCTCTTACCTGTCACACAGGCATTATCTCACATGGAAtctcctgttttatttctttttagcaaCACATCCCTCGCCTAACTGAAACAGAAGATAAACCTGTCATTACCCAGAAATTTATCATCCGTAAACTTAAACCCAAGGATTGTAGGAGGAAGGTCTGCCACTTAGTAGCACATCCTGCTACTCCAGATGCAGCCACAAAGCCCCTGGACTACTCTGGTATGCCCAGCCTTGGCCCTGGCATCTGAATTCATGGGTCATCCCGGAGACAAAGCTGGGTCCCCTTGAATCATTTATACCAGCTGGCTACAGCTTGtctttccccctcctcttcttACCCCCAGGGCCGGGTGACATCTTCCATAGCAGTGACCAGATCCTGCCCCACCATATCTTGGGGAGTCTCCAGGACTTTAAGAGAATTGCAGTCGCTCAAGGGAACACTCAGGTTCGTTTGTACAGAACTGTCTGGGGAGAGTAGTCACTGAAGTCATTTCAGTCTCACCACCTGGCAGAGTCAGGTGGGACTGGGGTCACAGAGACGGTCCAGTCTCTGGGCACCAGACTCTGAGGTGATAAGTGACCCTTCCCTCTAAATAGTAAAGCCGACATAAAATAGTTTCAGCTGAAGTCAGGAATTCACTATAAGGATACAGAAGTGCCTCAAGGAACACAAAGTGATAGTGTGTCTGGCTCCGGTCAGACTGAGTCCAAAAGGGCATCGGGCTGAGGCCCACGCTCCCTCGTTGCCCTCTGCTTCTCTGTGCCCTGGCTTTATTTCCCAGCTTCTCCGAAGACTGGCCTGCTCTCCTCCTCAGTCCACGTGATGGAGAAGGGTGGCTTCCCACAGCTCCCAGGGCCGCATGCAGTCGGTCTGTCTTTCTGACTTTCCTATCATGCAACGCTTCTGTTTCTCAGTTCCTTCACTTCCCTGGTTCCTGGCAAAGAATCTCTGATTGGTCAGGTGCTAAGAGGCCTGGAGTTACATTAAAATGGCTCGGTCACCCTGCAGGTGAGGTGTCAACGCCGGCCGTGAGGACACATACAGGAGGATATTGTCCACAATCTCTGAACGAAGGCTTCCATTCTGGGGGAAAGGGGACTGGCAGCAGCTTCCATGGCCCTCTGGTtctgctatttgttttctgtcacttgctaTTTTAGAGTCGTAGATAGTAGGGATTCAGCAGAGAGAGAGGACGGCAGGGATTTAGGCCTGGAgacacctgctcagccccagttCTGCACCTTCTCTCCACCCTCCACACCCACACTGCCCTTTTCAGCTAGCTGAGCTGATACACACTCCGCCCTGTCTGATGACCCTCATCTCAGCTGAGGAAGAGCTGAAGCAGGAAGCCCCCAAAGAAGAGAAGGCACATCCTCCCTGGGCCCCACCTGTTCAGCACAACTTTCTGAAAAACTGGCAGCGCAACATAGCCCTGCGGAGGAAGCAGCAGGAAGCCCTCAGCGGTGAGTACAGTGGACAGGGCTCCTGCCTGGCCTCATGGGCATCGAGGCTCTGCtgctgtgtttttcctttcccctcacctccaggctgatcACGTTTCAGCCATGCACTCCCAAGTGCTTGCTCTTAGTGGGTCATGAAATCAGCCCAGTGAATGGAGCTGACCAGTGCAGGGTGCTCGGGTCCCTGCTTGTGCTGATTTGGTGGCGGGGCTGCATGCTTGGCTCTCTCTAGAACGGCTGAAGAAGCCGGTTGGTGAGCTACTGATGCACACGGGGGAGACCTACAGACAGATCCAGGAGGAACGGGAGCTCATTGACCGAACACTTTCAGTAGGGCCTGGTGGGAAGGTAAGTACCCTGTGAGGAGGGGTCTGGGCAGCtggggacaaaaaaaaaacaaatgaaaaaaaaaaactatccagTGCAAAGCATTGTTAAACCCTCAAGgcttttgctaaattctattaTTGGCCCTATTACTGATCATTCAGGACTGTCTAGGTAAGTAATTCAGCCTGTGGTGGTCACTGTTAGTTTGAGGAGAAAGATATCGCAGGCACTAAGTTATTAGACTAGTCTTCATCATAGTGTTGTCTCCTGAAGGGTAAGCTTCAACTTTCAGAACCCCTAGGGCGCCATGGTGTTTTCTGGTATGTCAGTGTAGTCCCCAGGACCAACCCACGCTGTCTGGGGCACAGCCTAAAAACAAGAATGTGGGTGCTTCCCTCCTGCTCTCGGGGCAGTGCGAACCCCCCACAGAGAGCATCTGTGGTCTATGGAGCGCTTGtcttcccaggccccacccccagcctctcttTAAGGTGGTCAGGTGATGTGACTCATCTGTCTTCCATCACCAGGGCAGTGGGTTCTGGAGTCGACTGGAATACTTGGGAGATGAAATGACAGGTCTGGTAATGACGAAGACAAAAACTCAGCGTGGCGTGGTGGAACCAATCACTCACATCAAGAAGCCGCACTCCATCCAGGGAGAGATGGGTGAGAAGCGGGCTGTAAATGAACCAGCAGCTTGTGACTGGCCTCAGGTGCGAGAGATCAGGGTTCCAGGGTGATACCGACCTGGGATCCAGTCTCCTAACCTGTGGAGGTCTGGACCCCTCTTCACTGAGACCCCAGTAGCAGGGGTGGGAGGAGTCGGGGGGAAGCGTATGCTCTAGGGCCGCCCCGTCTGTGTGGAGCCACGAGCCTCCATGATTGCTGAGCACCTGGAATGTGGCTAGTTGGAACAGAGATGTGCTGTGGGTGTGAACTACGCACTGGGTTTCAATGATCAgtgtggaaaaataaattttattactcatttttgtattaattatatgttgaaataatattttaaatatagtggGTTAAActatattactaaaattaattctatctgtttcttcttatcttttttaatgtggcatctggaaaattttaaattacatatatgtggCTTGCATTTGTGGATTGTATGATATTTCTAATGGGTAGCACTGCTCTAAAGGCTGCCAcactgcctgggttcagatcccagctgtGTTCATTTTGTGAATGCCAGTGAGCTGTTTAATCTATCTGGCCCTCAGTTCCCCAGCTGTAAAGTACTCCTGTGGTTGTGAGAGGGTTAAATGAGACACGATGTATATTAAGAGATCCTGGTCCATGGTTAAACACTCAATAAAAGGTagctgtttttgttatttttattataatccgAACTTTTGACAGTTTGGAAGCTGATTTTGCAGGAGTCGTGTGTGGGGCTGCTGAGGTAGTAGGTATGGGGCCAGGAGGCCGGGAGCCAGCTCACAGGGACGTGGTATTTTCACCTTTCCCAGAAATGGTGCTCAGAGCCCTAGAGGGTGGGTGTGGAAGGGGGCATGGCAGCAGCCCGTGCTGAAGGTCCTTGGACCCTGCTCTAGGGTTGCTGGGCCAGAAGGATGCTTGGTACCGCTACTCCTGGGATCGGAGTCTGTTTCTGATCTACCGACGCAAGGAGCTGCAGAGCATCATGGCAGAGCTGGATTTTAGCCAGCAGGTTGGTCAGGACTCTGTGCCTAATCTATACCCCTTAGGGTGGCACGTGTCTGAAGTCAGCTAACCTTTCCTTTCTCGGTCTCTCTGAGGCTATTGATGGCCTGGAGGTGGTGGGCAGAGGGCAGCCTTTCTCGGCTGTTACGGTGGAAGACTATTCAGGATTTGAAAGGAGCCAGGAAAGCTCCTCTGAAGACACAGTGAACTTGTGAGTTGGGCCTGGGCCCTAGGGAGAGAGGTTGGCGAGTGTGGCTTCCCCAGCACCCACAAGTATTATAAGGCTGGCTGCCCTCCCTGAAATCAGGGTGTCTCCATCCCAGCCTCTCTGGTGGCTGCCACCCCCTCCTCTAGCCCATTCGAACACCTGTGCTCGCTTTACTATTGCCATCTGTTCTCTTCCAGCAACCAGCTCCTAGTGGGGATTTCCTAGACAGTCGTTTGCTCATAAATGCACCCCCCTCCCAGTGCTGCACATACTGCATGGCTCTACATGCAGAGTCTCTTTATGTCCAGGAACCTCCACCGACAGGACTGGAGCTGATGCCACTCCACTGGAGGGCAGAGCCGAGCACACCTCCAGACTTCCTGGCACCCCTTTCCGTGGCCTTCGTGTGGCAAGACTGTGACAGCGTCAGCAAAAATAAGTCCTTGGTTTTTCTTACAGAGACGTAATGGCCAATTACCCTGATGTGGTCCCCATGCCTGTTCTTGGCCCTTCTTTACTGTTCTGTGGGAAGCCAGCTTGCTGGATCCGAGGCAGTAACCCAGAGAACAAGGTAAAACCGCCTTCGCCCTCATGCACCTGTGGGAAGGGTGGTCCCAAGGTGACTGGCAGTCCCAAGGAGCCTGCACGGTCTCCTTGCATTTTCATCTGGTCATGCTTTCAGCATATGTCTGAAAATGGTAGCAGTAATGCTGACTTGAGCCAGGATAAAATCACAAGGCTGACAAGAGTGTCACAAGCTGCCCAATTTGTACCTAGTCCCTAGCATGTAAAAAAGCAAACCTTCTCAAACAAGtatgaagatttttaaatattcttcagaTGCTAACGAGCAGAAATGGTCATCAGatataaaatctgttttgtttcttcttttactgTTGATGGCAGCCTCAGACACAGCCACTAGTGGGGTATGATGCCTACTTGTTTGAGCGTGGCCAGGCCCTGGGGGCCCGGGACATGAGACTATCAGTGCCAAACCCGGAAAAGACCCGGCAAACGAGGATGAGTTGGTCACCCTAGGCCAGGACCTCCCTCAGAGACATCTCTCATACCTCCTCTTTCCCTAGAGGCATGTTGGAATTGCTGTCCGCTTGACCTTTGAAACTCTAGAAGGGGAGAAAACATCTTCGGAACTGACCGTGGTCAATAACGGCACAGTGGCCATTTGGTACAACTGGCGGCGGCGGTCCCAGCTGGACTCTTTCCAGGACCTGAAGAGGAACAGGATGCAGCGCTTTTACTTTAACAATCGGGAAGGTGCGTAGGAGAAGCTGCCCTGCTCACCTCTCCTGCAGCCAAAGTCTAGCTAACGCCCAGCTCCTGCAAGTGTgagcccctcttccctcctgtccctcCTGTTTCTTCCGCAAAGCATGTCATCTCCCAACTATTCATGTCTGTTGTGGGAATGGTGGAACTCTTGACAACACAGAGTGAGTCACTGGCGAACAGAAGCATTCAGAGGATTTGGTTAGCTGTACGCACAGGCCTGAGGCTGGGATAGCCAACTGTCTCTGCTTGCCTGGGACTGTCctagttttagcactgaaagtcccacATCCTAAGAAACccctcagtcctgggcaaaccaagACAGTGGGTCACCCCAACTGGAGCTTAGTTAACTTTATACATGCAGGCTTGGGGCTCAGCAGTTCCCAAGTGGTGAaaacctctgcctctgtccctctCAGGTGTGATTCTGCCTGGAGAAACTAAAAACTTTACCTTCTTCTTCAAGTCTTTGAATGCTGGGATCTTCAGGGAATGTTGGGAGTTCGGAACCCATCCCACTCTGTTAGGAGGTGCTCTCCTGCAGGTCAATCTCCGTGCAGTCTCCCTGACCCAGGACGTTTTTAGGGATGAGAGGAAGTTCCTGGAGGTAAGCGACCACCCCAGGTCTTGACCCTTGTGGACACTACATAGGTTAACCTGCTGTTCTTCCCAGCATTGCCTGCAGGGATCTTGTTTCTCCAGTCCAGGAGGTGGGTTTTTCAAAAACAGGCAGCTTTTTTTGATCAAAAAACCCTCCTCAGGGCTTTGTGGTGTAAAAGATGGGTGgacaggagagagaaggggcagCTTTGAGCTTCGCCATGCATGGCCCCCACTGCATTAGAAAGAAATGAGATGGGGCCTCGACGCAGACTGCATGGAATTACTTCCTTGAGGACAAACAACAGATGCCCTTCTGCACCGGCCCTGTATCTGTTCACTGTTGTCTGGTGCTATCCAGTGGAGTTGCATTTAACTGGCAAGACttcaaaaccaggcaaagccGGAGAGGACGGTTGGATTCTGTGGAAAGCTGTGCTTTTTAAATTCATGGTGGCCCCAAACACAAGCCAGCTATTTCAGCTGGAGCTCAACCCGTGGTGACTAAAGGTAATTTTGACACAGGTAACATCTACTGCACTTGCTGGCTACAGGACCGGCCTGTCTCTTGAGTTGCCCCTCCACTATTTCTGTGACACTGACCATGTCGCCAAGTCATGTTCTCCACAGGGTCCAAATGATGCGGCCCCCTGGCCCTTGTCCTTCTTCTTAATCTGGGAGGAAATGCTGATTATGTGACCTCCTACCCCAACGAGGGAGCAGATTCTCTGGGTCTGGCCCCTCTTCTGGATCTGGCCCTTCTTCTGGATCCTTTGAGCCTGTTTTAAGGAACAAGGATGTTTGGGGAGTCAGGGGGTTTTGAGTCTGGgaataggggtgtgtgtgtgtgtgtgtgtgtgtgtgtgtgtgtgtgtgtgtgtgagacagacagTGGCAGGAACCTGACCCCTAGGAAGGCACGAAGTCCTGCAGGATCTGGCTCCCCACGCCGATGCAGCATGGGTGCCGCAGCTCAGTACCACGAGCTGCCACTTGAGCCACCTTTCCTTCCGCAGAACAAGCTGGCTTTCCACGAAGCAGTCACCATTGTGGAGAACGTGCTACAGGAGCTGCTGAGGGGCGTCCTGACCCCGGAGCGTGCACACTCGCCTATGGATGCCTACCTCACTGAGGAGGACTTGTTCCACCATAGGAATCCTCGGGTACAGGCCCAGTGCTGGCCCCCACCCCTCGTGCATGCCCCGGGTGGAAGTAACAGCAAACTCTTTGATGTGCCAGGATCTGTTCTGAGCACCCTTCTGTGAGATGGGTACTATTTATATCCTCATCTTAcatggaagaaactgaggcccagggaggttaagtaatttacccaagaTAACTTAGCTAGTATAAATGGATGCTTGGtgataacagagcttcaaaaactCCTTAATTCAAATCCAATCTTACTTGGAAGCCCAAATGTAAAAAAGCTTCAGTTGGAGATGCCCAGTTTGAAAGGGAAGTGGGGAGCCCCTCTGGGCCCAGCTGCTCCTGCCAGCCTCCTTCTGCCTCCTTCAGCTCTCTTGAGGGAACGGGAAACTGGAGCAGGCCCACTCGGCTCTGGGTGCCCCGTGCCCTGGCCTCTCCATCACCTGTCTTCCTGTGCCTCTGTCACAGCTGCATTACCAGCACCAAGTGGTGCAAAAGTTGCACGGACTGTGGCGCCAGTACATGACCCTGCCCACCAATTACGAGGCCAGGCGAGGCGGTGAGGAGCAGCTCggccccagggcccaggctgcCGTGGCCCAGCCAGCCTGCTGGGAGGAGGCCTCGGCGAACGTCGAGTCTTCTACGCCCCTTAAGAGCCCAGCGTTGGACTCCCAGCTGCCCCAGCAGGAGAATGAGGCCCTCAGGGACTCCCGAGATCCTGCCGTGTCCCAGAAGACCGGAATAGAGGCCAGGAGTTTGCAGCAGAAGAGCATCATGGAGGAGATCCTGGTGGAGGGGAGTCCACAGCTGGAGAGTGCCAGGAGCCCCTGGGAGCTGGATGGCCTTCCCCTACCTGAGTGGAACCTCTGCCTGGGGGACTTCCGAAAGGTGGCTCCCCAACCCTGGGGGGTGGATTGGTGGAGAATGGCCCTGGCACAGCTGGGAGCCGGTGCTCCCGGCCTGAACCAAGGGAGGGCCCCACATGCCCTGCTTGCTGTATGCTGTGGGCAGAGAAACAACCTTCTGAGTGCCCGGAGAGAGCAGTCTCTTGCTCATCAATCTTTGTCTTAGGTGCCTAGGCCACTGGAGGGGCTATCTCTGGCCCTGGCAAACCTTGGAAAGGGGTTCATGGGTACAGATTTCTAAGGGAGGACCCAGGCTCCCACGGGAGGCACCCAGACAGACTCTCCATGGCTGCATCCCCTCCTGGCCACCTGCCCTCACCACACCACGCCCATTACTAGAGGACACAGGAACCCTTGGTGTCTTGGGCGGAATGGTTGCCCATGGTGCCTCTGACCCTGCCAGGCAGTGATGGCACTCCCTGAGGAGAACCAGAGAGAAGATGCCCTAATCAAGCTCAACAAAGCGGCCCTGGAGCTTTTGCAGGAGCAGAGGCCGTTGCAGTCCGACTTCCTGTACCAAATGTGGTAGGTGCCCCCACCAGAACTGGTCTCATCCTTTCCCTTTGTGGCATCTCGCCACGGGTTCTGAGCAGGCAGTCCCAGGATTCAAGGGGGCTAAGTTCTGCTTGCGATTGGGTTGCTGAAAGATGCTGCAGTTGTTCTATGCTCTGGCACCTGCCACAGCAGCCCCTACAGCTGCTCTCCCTGCACCGGCTGCTCTCTGAGGAGGAGTCACAGCAGAGTACgcacttaaattattttttcccctcttttcttgTTCCTTATCAAAGAGCAGAGGAATGACCAGAGGAGATAGCAGAGGGCAGTGAGATGAGGGGCCTATTCCATGAAAAGCCTCACTTGGTTGCCAGCTTTCCCATCACTTGTTTGCATCTTGCTTAGATAGGTATGGGGGCTTTCTGCAAGGCCTTCAGAACACATCCCCAGGAGCCTTATCCTGGGAATCTCATGCAGGTCTGGCTCCTCCAGTGGGACTGGATCCAAGTGTGACAAGAGTTTCAAGATGGAGTTAATTTAAGACTGACCTAACCCTAGTACCAGGTCACATTTTCTTTGCTGCTGCCCAAGGGAGCCCAGATCCCTATCCCAGCACTTGCACGGGTGCCAGTGAGGACGCTGGCTGGACAGAGGCATTGCGTTTCCATGGCAGTTCCTGGCATCAGTGTCTTGGAAGGGAAGGACCAAGCCTTTACAAGTTCAAGGGCAAATAAGGGGTGATGGCTTTTCTCCAGTAGGCTTTACTCTCTAGTTTGCAGCTGTGGCGAGATGTGATTGACAACCTGGTGAGCTACTCCCTGTGGCTGAGGGCTCTGCTGGACCTGCCTGAGAAGGAGACCGTCTACTTGGATGTGCCAGAAGAGCCAGGTCAGACACCGTGCAGCCACACCTCCACGTAGTCTTTCCCATCCCCTACCCAGGCAGCAGGGGTGCCTCAGCCATTCGTACCCTTCTGGTGACTCTCTGTTAGGTTGGTCCATGGATTAGGCCTTCTGCTACCCTTTTGTCTACTGCCAGAATTTGGAACCCAGAGGCAACCTTAGTGATCACCTTAGTTCAGTCCCCGTTTTACAGGTGGAGCCCCAGAGAGGTCAGGTGACTTGCCATGCCGTATGTGGGGAATGGCGGAGCTGGGTCTAGATCCCAGGCCTCTTGCCCCTGCCCTCCAGTCCTGTACCACAAGGTTGTGTGCCTGAACCAGGGCCTTGCTCCCAGTCTTTGGAGATTCTCTGCCTGCTGGCCCAGGTGCCTCTGCTATTCCAGCTCCTGCCTGTGGAGTCAGCTAGGCTATTTGTCTTCCATTCACCTCCCTTAGATCGAAAATCACCTCCTGTCACAGAAGTGAAGGTGACTTCTGGGAGAGTTGGGAAGGAGGACAGGAAAGGGGCATCCCAGGAAAAGAAGCAGCAGTTGGGAATCAAAGAGAAAGAGGATAAAAAAGGAGCCAAGCTGCCACTTGGGAAAGAGGCACGTAGCCCACAGTCTGGGCCTAGGGGTGCTGGGGAGGGCATCaaggggctgtggagggtggGCGGTGACCCCAGCATGATGCTCCAGCTCCCTAGTGAGCTACCCTTGAGAAAGTCCTGGACCTCCCTCGGGAGCTGCTGAAGGCTGTGTATGTCGTCTTCTCTCTAAGCAGGACCGTTTAAACAGCAAGAAGCTCAAAGCAAAGGATGACAAGAAACCTATGAAATCTTTCAGTCGGGACAGGCTTTTCTTGGAAGACCCTGACCCCAACAGCGCCACCTCTTCTCAGGAGCCCATAGATCCCCTGGTCATGGAGAAATACACCCAGAGGCTGCACACTGAGGTGAGGGCACGAGCTTAGCACTCAGCCTTCCCCTCACTCTACGCCTGCCCTGTGTTCCTTCCTCAGCTCCCTTGTTCATTCTGTCTGTCCCACAAACGATAAGTGCCTCCTGCGTCTGTGATGGGAGCAGAGCTGTACTTGTGAAGGGCATCCTAGTGCTGGAGACAGACCTCATGAATACATAACATAGATGAGCACTATGGGGAAAAAGACAGagaccagggctgggggtggggaaggcccCGGAGTGGGTAGGTAGGCCTCATTGGAAGGTGAGATGGAGCAAGGACTTGAAGAGAAGTGAGGAGTGGCCATGTGGGCATTTaggcagaggagggagtgggCCTCAGGGCCGCAGGGCAGAGTCCGAGAGGGAGAAGGTCATGGGGGGCTTTGCAGCCAATGTGAGGATCTGAAACTCCACTGGAGGGCACAGTCTTGGAGACATTTCTGTACTGGACATGGAATGGAAGTTGGTCTCCGGGAGGCCAGGGTAGAGGTGGGCCACCCCAAGGGACTAAATGGGTACTGCTTCTTGGAATTGTCCCTTTAACCACTCTAGACTCTAATTTCTCCATGTGTCCACGGGGCCAGTGCAGGATTACCACCCTAGACTGgctcaaaaaataaaactatttgcaAAAACAAAAGTTCCACAGAAGCTTCAGTTTTATCTGTACAACTTTAGTTGTCTGCCCTGGCCAGCCGTTCCCTCTGGTGTAGGTATGCACACCTCTCCGCGTGGGGAGATGCTCCCTTACACAGCTGCTTTCCTCAGAGTGAGCCTTTGCCTGTGACGTTCGTCCTGTTCTTCCAGGTTTATGGGCTGCTGGACGCCCTGGTGACCAACCTGCTGGCCCTGGCTGATGAGCTTAGCCCCATAAAGAATGTCGAGGAGCCTTTGCATCTCTGCACCTGATTTGCATACCCGAGCTTCCTTCTGGGAAACTGCTTAACAAACAGATCAATAAAGAACCTTTATGTTCCTACCACTTTTGTTATGCCTC
This portion of the Vicugna pacos chromosome 16, VicPac4, whole genome shotgun sequence genome encodes:
- the MYCBPAP gene encoding MYCBP-associated protein isoform X1; the protein is MKSLKKESRHRIPTNRFSEASESLKEKKRAKVPEQPTPPIQEEPEPVCNVLQGDDILALAIKTEDLRKQHIPRLTETEDKPVITQKFIIRKLKPKDCRRKVCHLVAHPATPDAATKPLDYSGPGDIFHSSDQILPHHILGSLQDFKRIAVAQGNTQLAELIHTPPCLMTLISAEEELKQEAPKEEKAHPPWAPPVQHNFLKNWQRNIALRRKQQEALSERLKKPVGELLMHTGETYRQIQEERELIDRTLSVGPGGKGSGFWSRLEYLGDEMTGLVMTKTKTQRGVVEPITHIKKPHSIQGEMGLLGQKDAWYRYSWDRSLFLIYRRKELQSIMAELDFSQQAIDGLEVVGRGQPFSAVTVEDYSGFERSQESSSEDTVNLDVMANYPDVVPMPVLGPSLLFCGKPACWIRGSNPENKRHVGIAVRLTFETLEGEKTSSELTVVNNGTVAIWYNWRRRSQLDSFQDLKRNRMQRFYFNNREGVILPGETKNFTFFFKSLNAGIFRECWEFGTHPTLLGGALLQVNLRAVSLTQDVFRDERKFLENKLAFHEAVTIVENVLQELLRGVLTPERAHSPMDAYLTEEDLFHHRNPRLHYQHQVVQKLHGLWRQYMTLPTNYEARRGGEEQLGPRAQAAVAQPACWEEASANVESSTPLKSPALDSQLPQQENEALRDSRDPAVSQKTGIEARSLQQKSIMEEILVEGSPQLESARSPWELDGLPLPEWNLCLGDFRKAVMALPEENQREDALIKLNKAALELLQEQRPLQSDFLYQMCLQLWRDVIDNLVSYSLWLRALLDLPEKETVYLDVPEEPDRKSPPVTEVKVTSGRVGKEDRKGASQEKKQQLGIKEKEDKKGAKLPLGKEDRLNSKKLKAKDDKKPMKSFSRDRLFLEDPDPNSATSSQEPIDPLVMEKYTQRLHTEVYGLLDALVTNLLALADELSPIKNVEEPLHLCT
- the MYCBPAP gene encoding MYCBP-associated protein isoform X2, producing the protein MKKVASKQSPPKLFEKKRAKVPEQPTPPIQEEPEPVCNVLQGDDILALAIKTEDLRKQHIPRLTETEDKPVITQKFIIRKLKPKDCRRKVCHLVAHPATPDAATKPLDYSGPGDIFHSSDQILPHHILGSLQDFKRIAVAQGNTQLAELIHTPPCLMTLISAEEELKQEAPKEEKAHPPWAPPVQHNFLKNWQRNIALRRKQQEALSERLKKPVGELLMHTGETYRQIQEERELIDRTLSVGPGGKGSGFWSRLEYLGDEMTGLVMTKTKTQRGVVEPITHIKKPHSIQGEMGLLGQKDAWYRYSWDRSLFLIYRRKELQSIMAELDFSQQAIDGLEVVGRGQPFSAVTVEDYSGFERSQESSSEDTVNLDVMANYPDVVPMPVLGPSLLFCGKPACWIRGSNPENKRHVGIAVRLTFETLEGEKTSSELTVVNNGTVAIWYNWRRRSQLDSFQDLKRNRMQRFYFNNREGVILPGETKNFTFFFKSLNAGIFRECWEFGTHPTLLGGALLQVNLRAVSLTQDVFRDERKFLENKLAFHEAVTIVENVLQELLRGVLTPERAHSPMDAYLTEEDLFHHRNPRLHYQHQVVQKLHGLWRQYMTLPTNYEARRGGEEQLGPRAQAAVAQPACWEEASANVESSTPLKSPALDSQLPQQENEALRDSRDPAVSQKTGIEARSLQQKSIMEEILVEGSPQLESARSPWELDGLPLPEWNLCLGDFRKAVMALPEENQREDALIKLNKAALELLQEQRPLQSDFLYQMCLQLWRDVIDNLVSYSLWLRALLDLPEKETVYLDVPEEPDRKSPPVTEVKVTSGRVGKEDRKGASQEKKQQLGIKEKEDKKGAKLPLGKEDRLNSKKLKAKDDKKPMKSFSRDRLFLEDPDPNSATSSQEPIDPLVMEKYTQRLHTEVYGLLDALVTNLLALADELSPIKNVEEPLHLCT
- the MYCBPAP gene encoding MYCBP-associated protein isoform X3; amino-acid sequence: MKSLKKESRHRIPTNRFSEASESLKEKKRAKVPEQPTPPIQEEPEPVCNVLQGDDILALAIKTEDLRKQHIPRLTETEDKPVITQKFIIRKLKPKDCRRKVCHLVAHPATPDAATKPLDYSGPGDIFHSSDQILPHHILGSLQDFKRIAVAQGNTQLAELIHTPPCLMTLISAEEELKQEAPKEEKAHPPWAPPVQHNFLKNWQRNIALRRKQQEALSERLKKPVGELLMHTGETYRQIQEERELIDRTLSVGPGGKGSGFWSRLEYLGDEMTGLVMTKTKTQRGVVEPITHIKKPHSIQGEMGLLGQKDAWYRYSWDRSLFLIYRRKELQSIMAELDFSQQAIDGLEVVGRGQPFSAVTVEDYSGFERSQESSSEDTVNLDVMANYPDVVPMPVLGPSLLFCGKPACWIRGSNPENKRHVGIAVRLTFETLEGEKTSSELTVVNNGTVAIWYNWRRRSQLDSFQDLKRNRMQRFYFNNREGVILPGETKNFTFFFKSLNAGIFRECWEFGTHPTLLGGALLQVNLRAVSLTQDVFRDERKFLENKLAFHEAVTIVENVLQELLRGVLTPERAHSPMDAYLTEEDLFHHRNPRLHYQHQVVQKLHGLWRQYMTLPTNYEARRGGEEQLGPRAQAAVAQPACWEEASANVESSTPLKSPALDSQLPQQENEALRDSRDPAVSQKTGIEARSLQQKSIMEEILVEGSPQLESARSPWELDGLPLPEWNLCLGDFRKAVMALPEENQREDALIKLNKAALELLQEQRPLQSDFLYQMCLQLWRDVIDNLVSYSLWLRALLDLPEKETVYLDVPEEPGPFKQQEAQSKG